One Panicum virgatum strain AP13 chromosome 9K, P.virgatum_v5, whole genome shotgun sequence genomic region harbors:
- the LOC120649542 gene encoding CCR4-NOT transcription complex subunit 9-like, whose translation MANPPRPNSGGSSSGDPSAPEPPAKDKNTTIVERLLLDLCVLERREKTLEFLARNRDKFQQDIAPLLWHSFGTMAVLLQEILSIYRPVAQAKLTQHQSSRVCNALALLQCVASHPDTKMPFINAHIPLYLYPFLNTAYKTQEYEFLRLTSLGVIGALVKVDDDEVIAYLLTSQIIPLCLLTMDIGSEISKTVATFIVQKIMLDDTGLMYICSTRERFLSVSNVLAQMLDALVEQPSRRLLKHIIRCYLRLTDHPSACDALRTCLPTVLTNGTFNDLLETQKDLSTRLWLHQMLHNIAMASSGHGGPHADLNRIMGR comes from the exons ATGGCGAATCCGCCGCGGCCCAACTCCGGCGGTTCGTCCTCCGGGGATCCCTCGGCTCCAGAGCCACCGGCGAAGGATAAGAACACGACGATCGTGGAGCGGCTCCTGCTCGATCTCTGCGTACTGGAGCGCCGCGAGAAAACCCTCGAGTTCCTCGCCCGG AATCGAGATAAATTTCAACAAGATATTGCTCCACTTCTATGGCACTCTTTTGGCACGATGGCTGTACTACTCCAG GAAATTCTGTCAATTTACAGACCTGTTGCACAAGCAAAATTAACGCAGCACCAATCAAGCCGTGTCTGCAATGCACTGGCACTCCTTCAG TGTGTCGCTTCACACCCTGACACTAAGATGCCATTCATAAATG CACATATTCCACTGTACCTCTACCCTTTCCTGAACACTGCCTACAAAACACAAGAATATGAGTTCTTGAGGCTTACCAGCTTGGGtgtgattggtgctcttgtgaAG GTTGATGATGATGAAGTCATTGCGTATCTTCTGACTAGTCAAATAATTCCTCTGTGTCTGCTTACAATGGATATTGGGAGTGAGATTTCGAAAACG GTGGCCACTTTTATTGTTCAAAAGATCATGCTGGATGACACAGGACTTATGTACATATGTAGCACTCGTGAACGTTTCCTTTCTGTATCCAATGTGCTAGCTCAGATGCTTGATGCACTTGTCGAGCAGCCTTCCCGGAGGTTGCTGAAGCACATAATCCGCTGCTACCTAAGGCTGACAGACCACCCAAG CGCCTGCGATGCGCTACGCACTTGCCTCCCCACCGTGCTGACAAACGGGACATTCAATGACCTCCTTGAG ACTCAGAAAGATCTGTCAACCAGGCTATGGCTCCACCAGATGCTGCATAACATCGCGATGGCAAGCAGTGGACACGGCGGCCCTCACGCTGACCTGAATCGCATCATGGGGAGGTGA
- the LOC120649544 gene encoding WPP domain-associated protein-like, whose translation MEAPRPVLSERTNPLLRRSSSPSGVTLLQPHADNGAYSFLDTTGPCSTRFSSGSVTSEDSPALTPRLLSIHSSSSPDNYSSSEWLDRAAAAARSNRYLFDANAQARSAECLDLMRMEIDAQLGKLKGGVTGLENYALPDNGRVIGGAHLGMSLDVMLIELDERFKALKQLMGAVFRQAREMHGSVNASASDLQWEHELQLEVFGATIGECVSGLQEELERRLYEQINITNTMSRNWKEAISQFAAMREDLGALCKLLLPSVPEAHISNSKHESSGSRSNRWKYTFFGKKTKEDRSPRAEDSKSFRKQKSFGAKDVISEKSDFRHLNGMSRDEVISYFKSEISKLKRMHESALQEKTEELFRFKREKGSHSLKNDVEFEPLRKKIPEIISRMDQIIYKNIKVPAICMTHDELGERCRLTSRIDALYYENQHLRGLLADKMKDVKALSSHLSEASTELSLQLSSEEELLKQIDKIREEYEDLRIVGDVRDGLYQAVTKQLLDDSKDNMDSAAMNFSAKVSSLECVISEKDKALCLYNEENHRLKEKLAELEKGRLIQNHQEDPEVIKQESTEIVLRDIEVEPRSSPRRSNGHDLKYDELVKLNSSLEIESGVLKEIDKKNVNHSSSLTKKEQEKQLECILVSIMKLSQEFVEIEKKLSVERTENRSEDLSDHCSHMVRQTVVLTKIGLWYKQMLETRRSELQKAEAKVVILGDKINAHLSLLQKIYLTLDRYSPTLQHHPGLLDAFLKTCKLVADLRSKQNEADAI comes from the exons ATGGAGGCGCCCCGGCCG GTCCTGAGCGAGAGAACGAACCCGCTGCTCAGAAGATCATCCAGTCCATCCGGCGTCACGCTGCTTCAACCCCACGCCGACAACGGCGCCTACTCCTTCCTCGACACCACAGGGCCCTGCTCGACGAGATTCAGCAGCGGCTCAGTGACATCCGAGGACTCGCCGGCGCTGACGCCCAGGCTGCTCTCCAtccattccagctccagccccgaTAACTACTCTTCGTCAGAATGGCTcgaccgagcggcggcggcggcgcgctccaaCCGGTACCTCTTCGACGCGAATGCGCAGGCCAGGTCCGCCGAGTGCCTGGACCTGATGAGGATGGAGATCGATGCGCAGCTCGGCAAGCTCAAGGGGGGTGTCACCGGCCTCGAGAACTATGCCTTGCCGGACAACGGCCGTGTGATCGGTGGCGCGCACCTGGGCATGTCGCTTGATGTCATGCTGATTGAGTTAGATGAGAGGTTCAAAGCCCTGAAGCAGCTCATGGGTGCCGTGTTCCGACAGGCGAGAGAGATGCATGGATCGGTCAACGCGTCGGCGTCTGATCTCCAGTGGGAGCATGAGCTGCAATTGGAAGTCTTTGGTGCCACGATCGGGGAGTGTGTCAGTGGCCTGCAGGAGGAGCTAGAGAGGAGGCTGTATGAGCAAATTAACATCACAAACACCATGAGCAGGAACTGGAAGGAGGCGATTTCTCAATTTGCCGCGATGCGCGAAGACCTTGGTGCTCTTTGTAAGCTGTTACTGCCTTCAGTACCAGAAGCACATATTTCTAACAGCAAGCATGAAAGTTCAGGCAGTAGGAGCAACAGGTGGAAGTACACTTTCTTtggaaagaaaacaaaagaggATCGTTCTCCACGTGCCGAGGACAGTAAGAGTTTCAGAAAGCAAAAATCATTTGGTGCAAAGGATGTCATCTCAGAAAAATCTGACTTTCGCCATCTCAATGGTATGTCTAGAGATGAAGTGATAAGCTATTTTAAGTCTGAGATCAGCAAACTGAAAAGGATGCACGAATCAGCATTGCAAGAGAAGACAGAAGAACTGTTCAGGTTCAAAAGGGAGAAGGGGTCGCATTCTCTTAAGAATGACGTGGAATTTGAGCCTCTGAGAAAGAAAATTCCGGAGATCATTTCAAGAATGGACCAGATCATTTACAAGAATATAAAGGTACCTGCGATCTGCATGACCCATGATGAGCTCGGTGAAAGATGCAGACTGACAAGCAGAATAGATGCTTTGTACTATGAAAACCAGCATCTACGAGGATTGCTTGCAGATAAGATGAAGGATGTTAAGGCATTATCATCCCATCTGTCTGAAGCCAGTACAGAACTGTCTCTTCAGTTGTCATCAGAAGAAGAGCTCCTGAAACAAATTGACAAAATTAGGGAAGAGTACGAGGACCTCCGAATTGTAGGCGATGTTAGAGATGGGCTGTACCAAGCTGTTACAAAACAATTGCTTGATGATTCTAAGGACAACATGGATAGTGCTGCAATGAATTTTAGTGCAAAAGTGTCTTCACTTGAATGTGTAATCTCTGAAAAGGATAAGGCATTGTGTTTATACAATGAAGAAAATCACAGGTTAAAGGAGAAGTTAGCAGAGCTAGAAAAGGGGCGTTTGATCCAGAATCACCAGGAAGATCCTGAAGTCATCAAGCAAGAGAGTACAGAAATTGTTCTTCGTGATATTGAAGTGGAGCCTCGCTCATCACCAAGAAGATCAAATGGGCACGATTTGAAGTATGATGAACTTGTGAAACTGAACTCAAGCTTAGAGATTGAATCAGGTGTCCTCAAGGAAATTGACAAGAAAAATGTGAATCATAGTAGTAGTCTCACTAAGAAAGAGCAGGAAAAGCAGCTGGAGTGCATTTTAGTATCTATTATGAAGTTATCACAAGAATTTGTGGAGATTGAGAAAAAATTGTCAGTAGAAAGAACTGAAAACAG GTCAGAGGATTTGAGTGATCATTGCAGCCACATGGTCAGACAAACCGTGGTACTAACAAAAATAGGGCTCTGGTATAAACAAATGCTTGAAACAAGACGTTCTGAGCTCCAAAAGGCTGAAGCCAAG GTTGTCATATTGGGCGACAAGATAAAtgcacatttaagtcttcttcaAAAGATATATTTAACTCTTGATCGCTACTCTCCTACGCTGCAGCATCATCCTGGT CTGCTAGATGCTTTCTTGAAGACATGCAAACTTGTTGCAGATTTGAGAAGTAAACAGAACGAAGCCGACGCGATATAA
- the LOC120649541 gene encoding ferredoxin--NADP reductase, root isozyme, chloroplastic, whose amino-acid sequence MATAAAASRVAVSAPVFGSDRGVGSSGIKGNSNVSFSNKSWVDGTLAWESKAMRPRHANKVLCMSVQQASKSKVSVTPLNLEGTKEPPLNTYKPKEPYTATILSVERIVGPKAPGETCHIVIDHGGNVPYWEGQSFGVIPPGENPKKPGAPHNVRLYSIASTRYGDNFDGRTGSLCVRRAVYYDPETGKEDPSKNGVCSNFLCNAKPGDKIQLTGPSGKIMLLPEEDPNATHIMIATGTGVAPFRGYLRRMFMEDVPNYRFGGLAWLFLGVANSDSLLYDEEFTSYLKQYPDNFRYDKALSREQKNRSGGKMYVQDKIEEYSDEIFKLLDGGAHIYFCGLKGMMPGIQDTLKKVAEQRGESWEQKLSQLKKNKQWHVEVY is encoded by the exons ATGGCGACCGCTGCTGCTGCGTCCCGG GTGGCTGTCTCGGCGCCGGTCTTCGGCTCGGATCGCGGCGTCGGGAGCTCCGGGATCAAG GGCAACAGCAATGTTAGCTTCAGCAACAAATCATGGGTGGATGGCACATTGGCCTGGGAGAGCAAGGCAATGCGGCCCAGGCACGCGAACAAGGTGCTTTGCATGTCGGTCCAGCAGGCGAGCAAGAGCAAGGTCTCTGTCACGCCACTCAACTTGGAGGGCACAAAGGAGCCGCCCCTCAACACATACAAGCCGAAGGAGCCCTACACGGCCACCATTCTCTCGGTGGAGAGGATTGTAGGTCCCAAGGCTCCAGGGGAGACTTGCCATATCGTCATTGACCATGGTGGCAATGTGCCTTACTGGGAGGGCCAGAGTTTCGGTGTGATTCCTCCT GGAGAAAACCCGAAAAAGCCTGGAGCCCCACATAATGTCCGGCTTTATTCAATTGCATCGACTAGGTATGGAGATAACTTTGATGGACGAACCGGAAGTTTGTGTGTCCGCCGTGCAGTTTATTATGATCCTGAAACTGGCAAGGAAGACCCCTCAAAGAATGGTGTCTGCAGTAACTTCCTATGCAACGCAAAACCTGGGGACAAGATTCAGTTGACAG GTCCCTCTGGCAAAATAATGCTTCTACCTGAGGAGGATCCAAACGCAACACATATCATGATTGCCACTGGTACCGGTGTTGCCCCGTTCCGTGGGTATCTGCGCCGCATGTTCATGGAAGATGTTCCGAACTACAGATTCGGTGGCCTGGCTTGGCTTTTCCTTGGTGTTGCTAACTCAGACAGCCTTCTCTATGACGAAGAGTTCACAAGCTATCTTAAGCAGTACCCAGACAATTTCAG GTATGACAAAGCCCTCAGCAGGGAGCAGAAGAACAGGAGCGGCGGCAAGATGTACGTCCAGGACAAGATCGAGGAGTACAGCGATGAGATTTTCAAGCTTCTGGATGGTGGTGCTCACATCTACTTCTGTGGTTTGAAGGGAATGATGCCTGGGATTCAGGACACcctcaagaaggtggcggagcagagaggggagagCTGGGAGCAGAAGCTGTCGCAgctcaagaagaacaagcaatgGCATGTCGAGGTTTACTAA